The Natrinema salaciae genome contains a region encoding:
- a CDS encoding DUF7345 domain-containing protein — translation MTDDEIQRRPRRRRVRVAYVLVAIALLVTAPVAAATEARAATSQMSDPVPAEPAFVVELDVNGSAQVALTVTFDLTTDSERQAFQSLRANATAHERRTEQFAARMRAIASGAANDTGRAMQVRGAAISFTEREDTGIVTLSVTWDGLAARTGDRLVVREPFDSEFATDRTVRITGPDGYELTTVTPEPTDRTRTAATWNGGTAFEGFEATFEPDETAADGTSIPGFGAGIAVLAVLVGAALLAYRGHNRR, via the coding sequence ATGACTGACGATGAGATCCAGAGACGACCGAGACGACGGCGAGTTCGCGTCGCGTACGTACTCGTCGCGATCGCACTACTCGTGACCGCACCGGTCGCTGCAGCGACGGAAGCGAGAGCAGCAACGAGTCAGATGTCGGACCCGGTGCCAGCCGAACCGGCGTTCGTTGTGGAACTCGACGTAAACGGCTCGGCGCAGGTGGCGCTCACGGTCACGTTCGATCTCACCACCGACAGCGAACGGCAGGCCTTCCAGTCCCTCCGCGCGAACGCGACGGCACACGAGCGACGGACGGAGCAATTCGCCGCGCGGATGCGGGCTATCGCGAGCGGGGCTGCGAACGACACCGGACGGGCGATGCAGGTCCGCGGGGCTGCCATTTCGTTCACCGAGCGAGAGGACACCGGGATCGTCACGCTCTCGGTGACGTGGGACGGGCTCGCTGCCCGGACGGGTGATCGGCTCGTGGTCCGAGAGCCCTTCGATAGCGAATTCGCCACGGACCGCACCGTCCGTATTACCGGTCCCGACGGGTACGAACTGACGACGGTGACGCCGGAGCCGACCGACCGAACGCGCACCGCCGCGACGTGGAACGGCGGGACGGCATTCGAGGGGTTCGAAGCGACGTTCGAACCCGATGAGACGGCGGCCGACGGCACGAGCATCCCCGGGTTCGGCGCTGGGATCGCCGTCCTCGCGGTGCTCGTCGGTGCGGCGCTACTCGCGTACCGCGGCCACAATCGGCGCTGA
- the citE gene encoding L-malyl-CoA/beta-methylmalyl-CoA lyase, whose amino-acid sequence MTDDIRLCRTFQTAPAAVPKDDSAKYLTSALEAEGFQAPDWLVPDMEDGTAPDMKAEGLENTIEKVPQYDFPGEIWPRVEWSYEDEEYCEKGRDQIDRLVGEIGGEIDGVVVPKVGRLEDVKRAAEVVAEAEAEHGYDDGSIGLSIIIETGRARSDLREIAKFGEDSRLTALVFGPVDYAAELGGRDLGDGMPRWDGLLEALSNEASAGGLLSIGGPFDDLFKERAGLTYYNADEYADQVEHEARLGLDGSWSLYPKQTVQANTVHMPTPAELERDVHKIERFNEAKREGTGAVTIDGQMVDEATFKNFRNTVQQVRAIDDVRPAQTEDYYDAELLDRARDLELSYR is encoded by the coding sequence ATGACTGACGACATCCGACTCTGCCGTACGTTCCAGACCGCACCGGCCGCCGTTCCGAAAGACGACTCGGCGAAGTATCTCACCTCCGCCCTCGAGGCGGAGGGATTCCAGGCCCCCGACTGGCTCGTCCCCGACATGGAAGACGGGACGGCACCGGACATGAAAGCCGAAGGGCTCGAGAACACCATCGAGAAGGTCCCACAGTACGACTTCCCCGGCGAGATCTGGCCCCGCGTCGAGTGGAGCTACGAGGACGAGGAGTACTGCGAGAAGGGCCGCGACCAGATCGACCGCCTCGTCGGCGAGATCGGTGGCGAGATCGACGGCGTCGTCGTCCCCAAGGTCGGCCGCCTCGAGGACGTGAAACGCGCCGCCGAAGTCGTCGCCGAGGCCGAGGCCGAACACGGCTACGACGACGGCTCCATCGGCCTCTCGATCATCATCGAAACCGGCCGTGCCCGCTCCGACCTGCGCGAAATCGCCAAATTCGGCGAGGACTCCCGACTCACCGCGCTGGTCTTCGGCCCCGTCGACTACGCCGCCGAACTCGGCGGCCGCGACCTCGGTGACGGCATGCCCCGCTGGGACGGCCTCCTCGAGGCCCTCTCGAACGAAGCCAGCGCCGGCGGCCTGCTCTCGATCGGCGGCCCCTTCGACGACCTGTTCAAGGAACGCGCCGGGCTGACCTACTACAACGCCGACGAGTACGCCGACCAGGTCGAGCACGAGGCCCGCCTCGGACTGGACGGCTCCTGGTCGCTGTACCCCAAGCAGACCGTCCAGGCCAACACCGTCCACATGCCCACGCCCGCCGAACTCGAGCGCGACGTCCACAAGATCGAGCGCTTCAACGAGGCCAAGCGCGAGGGGACCGGCGCGGTCACCATCGACGGCCAGATGGTCGACGAGGCCACCTTCAAGAACTTCCGGAACACCGTCCAGCAGGTCCGCGCGATCGACGACGTCCGACCCGCACAGACCGAAGACTACTACGACGCCGAGTTGCTCGATCGAGCGCGCGACCTCGAGCTCTCCTACCGCTAA
- the mch gene encoding 2-methylfumaryl-CoA hydratase: MTDWTDPDTFAQALDQVETKEKGNCFEDFEEGDVIEHDPGLTLTQFGNESWMSQTLNHDPAYWRTDAAAERGFDEPPIHPDYLTAATLGITVEDLSEKGGYFLGRTDVRFPESPVYAGTELHVESEVVNTATSSSRPEYGIVSWRTRGTDAETGDVLCSYERTNMIPRREPVATDGGTAATEGDGDDGPDPDLPEEFVTPEGGYYEDFVEALEAAADRDAAVAYRHERGRTQDDVTVASLPLSTLNTAKQHHNVDVMADSPSGDIVTYGDVTRSTALGHARSDEETWREVGFDDESFHTFVAVGDTVYAFTRVLEADDDASSDDAGTVTFEHIAFNQDDEPVYSGTRTAEIRKRSN; this comes from the coding sequence ATGACTGATTGGACCGATCCCGACACGTTTGCACAGGCGCTCGACCAGGTCGAGACCAAGGAGAAGGGCAACTGCTTCGAGGACTTCGAGGAGGGGGACGTGATCGAACACGACCCCGGGCTCACGCTGACCCAGTTCGGCAACGAGTCCTGGATGAGCCAGACGCTCAACCACGATCCGGCCTACTGGCGCACGGACGCCGCGGCGGAACGCGGCTTCGACGAGCCGCCGATCCATCCGGATTATCTGACCGCGGCCACCCTCGGCATCACCGTCGAGGACCTGAGCGAGAAGGGGGGCTACTTCCTCGGCCGCACCGACGTCCGGTTTCCCGAGTCGCCGGTCTACGCGGGGACCGAACTCCACGTCGAGAGCGAGGTCGTGAATACGGCCACCTCGAGCTCCCGACCGGAGTACGGCATCGTCTCCTGGCGGACCCGCGGGACGGACGCGGAGACCGGCGACGTGCTCTGTTCCTACGAGCGGACGAACATGATTCCGCGCCGGGAGCCAGTGGCCACGGACGGCGGCACGGCGGCTACCGAAGGGGACGGTGACGACGGTCCCGACCCCGACCTCCCCGAGGAGTTCGTCACACCGGAGGGCGGCTACTACGAGGACTTCGTCGAGGCGCTCGAGGCGGCCGCGGACCGCGACGCCGCCGTCGCCTATCGACACGAGCGCGGCCGCACGCAGGACGACGTCACCGTCGCCTCCCTGCCGCTGTCGACGCTCAACACGGCCAAACAGCACCACAACGTCGACGTGATGGCCGACTCGCCGTCGGGCGACATCGTCACCTACGGCGACGTCACTCGCTCCACGGCGCTGGGACACGCGCGCTCCGACGAGGAAACGTGGCGCGAGGTCGGCTTCGACGACGAGTCGTTCCACACGTTCGTCGCCGTTGGCGACACCGTCTACGCGTTCACGCGCGTGCTCGAGGCCGACGACGACGCCTCGAGCGACGACGCGGGGACGGTCACGTTCGAACACATCGCGTTCAACCAGGACGACGAACCCGTCTACTCGGGGACGCGAACCGCCGAGATTCGAAAGCGTTCTAACTAA
- a CDS encoding uracil-DNA glycosylase: protein MDEECRNCPALCETRTRVVHGYGDVGADFLFVGERPTTRADATGVPFAGEGGSTGDGGLRRMLERLGLCAVDSPADEPALENAYLTNLTRCRDPDRRPTDEEIGNCEPYLNAEIRMINPEILVPIGERALTELGTEYTTTPVEELVLPDDHATRIRGRGFELVPMIDPREQTDEQTQAWLEAFVELMASDYRQTKGRRER, encoded by the coding sequence ATGGACGAGGAGTGTCGGAACTGTCCGGCGCTCTGTGAGACGCGCACGCGGGTCGTTCACGGCTACGGCGACGTCGGCGCGGACTTCCTGTTCGTCGGCGAGCGGCCGACGACGCGCGCGGACGCGACCGGCGTCCCCTTCGCCGGCGAGGGCGGCAGTACGGGAGACGGCGGGCTGCGACGCATGCTCGAGCGGCTCGGGCTCTGTGCCGTCGACTCACCAGCCGACGAACCGGCACTCGAGAACGCTTACCTGACGAATCTCACTCGCTGTCGCGACCCCGACCGGCGGCCGACCGACGAGGAGATCGGCAACTGCGAGCCGTATCTCAACGCCGAGATTCGGATGATAAACCCCGAAATTCTCGTTCCTATCGGCGAGCGCGCGCTGACGGAACTCGGCACCGAGTACACGACGACCCCGGTCGAGGAGCTCGTGCTCCCCGACGATCACGCGACGCGGATTCGTGGTCGCGGCTTCGAGCTCGTTCCCATGATCGATCCCCGGGAGCAGACCGACGAGCAGACGCAGGCGTGGCTCGAGGCATTCGTGGAGCTGATGGCATCGGACTATCGGCAGACGAAGGGGCGTCGGGAGCGATAG
- a CDS encoding DUF7096 domain-containing protein produces MKRITIGSLLFAVLVVGMTVPPAVAVDTGTASSVGSGQAAGMVVQENGTQSGSGSNVNVTVGQQLSTVIDVSSDEVRTDFENTAFEVSIESDSEEERVEAVAERAETLRERAEDIREEYDEATEEYEAGDISRSEYAQRLATLNARAANVADSNEQLQRRAANVSALELQAAGVNQSALDEAVNDLSSVSGSGTTALLERFTGESRGEIELETAGGLSIEVASEDGERSREVERTRDGDRSITVSQSAALETAQAALSTPENGTWEHSESSVKEDEGAYEFEFALRNAAGQTGEAEVRIDGSTGEVYKLEEEIEAEDEADDEREDDREDEREDEADDEREDDREDDEREDKRDDADAIRNLSVETTLEGETATAVVNYDGSAVANATVSANDRVVGTTNADGTVTFIFDVRETDELELDVRKGEFEAELEYEVRDGSLTLTEDAHESEDETEPVDDGDEEPDDDDETETESVDDGDEEPDDDDETETESEVEDT; encoded by the coding sequence ATGAAACGAATCACGATCGGTTCCCTACTGTTCGCAGTGCTCGTCGTCGGGATGACCGTCCCGCCGGCGGTCGCGGTCGACACCGGGACGGCCTCGAGCGTGGGTTCGGGGCAGGCAGCTGGAATGGTGGTACAGGAGAACGGGACGCAATCCGGCTCGGGCTCGAACGTGAACGTCACGGTCGGCCAACAGCTTTCGACAGTCATCGACGTGTCGAGCGACGAGGTACGGACGGACTTCGAGAACACCGCGTTCGAGGTGTCCATCGAGAGTGACAGCGAGGAGGAACGGGTCGAGGCCGTCGCCGAGCGCGCGGAAACGCTGCGCGAGCGCGCCGAGGACATCCGTGAGGAGTACGACGAAGCCACCGAAGAGTACGAGGCGGGCGATATCAGCAGATCCGAGTACGCCCAGCGGCTCGCGACCTTGAACGCCCGGGCGGCGAACGTAGCCGACAGCAACGAACAGCTCCAACGGCGGGCCGCGAACGTCTCCGCACTCGAACTCCAGGCGGCCGGCGTCAATCAGTCCGCACTCGACGAGGCAGTGAACGACCTGAGTAGCGTCAGCGGAAGCGGTACCACAGCGCTGCTCGAGCGGTTCACCGGTGAGTCACGGGGCGAAATCGAACTCGAGACCGCCGGCGGACTCTCCATCGAAGTAGCGAGCGAAGACGGCGAACGGTCGCGCGAGGTCGAACGCACGCGCGATGGTGATCGGTCCATCACGGTGAGCCAGTCCGCTGCCCTCGAGACGGCGCAGGCGGCGCTTTCGACGCCCGAAAACGGCACTTGGGAGCACAGCGAATCGAGCGTGAAGGAGGACGAGGGTGCCTACGAGTTCGAGTTCGCGCTCCGGAACGCTGCCGGCCAGACGGGCGAGGCCGAGGTCCGGATCGACGGTTCGACGGGTGAGGTGTACAAACTCGAAGAGGAGATCGAGGCCGAAGACGAAGCGGACGACGAACGTGAAGACGATCGAGAGGACGAACGTGAAGACGAAGCGGACGACGAGCGTGAAGACGATCGAGAGGACGACGAACGTGAAGATAAGCGAGACGATGCGGACGCCATCCGGAATCTAAGCGTCGAGACGACGCTCGAAGGAGAAACCGCGACGGCGGTCGTCAACTACGATGGATCGGCCGTCGCCAACGCGACGGTCTCCGCGAACGACCGAGTGGTCGGAACGACGAACGCGGACGGAACGGTGACGTTCATCTTCGACGTGCGCGAGACCGACGAACTCGAGCTGGACGTCCGCAAAGGCGAGTTCGAGGCCGAACTCGAATACGAGGTCCGGGACGGCTCGCTCACGCTGACCGAGGACGCACACGAGAGCGAGGACGAGACTGAACCCGTCGACGATGGAGACGAAGAGCCGGACGATGACGACGAGACGGAGACCGAATCCGTCGACGACGGAGACGAAGAGCCGGACGATGACGACGAGACGGAGACCGAATCCGAGGTCGAAGACACCTGA
- a CDS encoding Mrp/NBP35 family ATP-binding protein, producing the protein MDEAAVRDRLRTVEDPELGDDIVSLGLVNDITVDGDAVDVDLALGAPYSPTESDVAAEVREVLTAAGLEPDLTASVPDRDDLTSEEQVLPNVKNVIAVASGKGGVGKSTVAVNLAAGLSQLGARVGLFDADVYGPNVPRMVDADEPPMATEDETLVPPEKYGVKLMSMAFLTGEDDPVIWRGPMVHKVITQLTEDVEWGHLDYLVVDLPPGTGDTQLTMLQTMPVTGAVIVTTPQDVALDDARKGLEMFAKHDTVVLGIAENMSTFACPDCGGEHDIFGSGGGEAFAEEHELPFLGSIPLDPAVREGGDGGKPTVLKDGNGTSDALRTITENVANNTGIVHRQAISQSRHSEAASPDR; encoded by the coding sequence ATGGACGAAGCCGCCGTTCGCGACCGCCTCCGGACGGTCGAGGATCCGGAACTCGGCGACGACATCGTTTCGCTCGGACTCGTCAACGACATCACCGTCGACGGCGACGCGGTCGACGTCGATCTCGCCCTGGGTGCCCCCTACTCACCGACGGAGAGCGACGTCGCGGCGGAGGTCCGCGAGGTGCTCACCGCCGCGGGCCTCGAGCCCGACCTCACCGCGAGCGTCCCCGACCGCGACGACCTCACCAGCGAGGAACAGGTCCTGCCCAACGTCAAGAACGTCATCGCCGTCGCTTCCGGGAAAGGCGGCGTCGGCAAGTCGACGGTCGCGGTCAACCTCGCCGCCGGTCTCTCGCAACTGGGTGCCCGCGTGGGCCTCTTCGACGCCGACGTCTACGGACCGAACGTCCCGCGGATGGTCGACGCCGACGAGCCGCCGATGGCGACCGAGGACGAGACCCTCGTCCCGCCCGAGAAGTACGGCGTGAAGCTGATGAGCATGGCCTTCCTCACCGGCGAGGACGACCCGGTCATCTGGCGCGGTCCGATGGTCCACAAGGTCATCACCCAGCTGACGGAGGACGTCGAGTGGGGCCACCTCGACTACCTCGTGGTCGACCTCCCGCCGGGCACCGGCGACACCCAGCTGACGATGCTCCAGACGATGCCCGTCACGGGCGCGGTCATCGTCACGACGCCCCAGGACGTCGCGCTGGACGACGCCCGCAAGGGCCTCGAGATGTTCGCCAAACACGACACCGTCGTCCTCGGGATCGCCGAGAACATGTCGACTTTCGCTTGCCCCGACTGCGGCGGCGAACACGACATCTTCGGCTCCGGCGGCGGCGAGGCCTTCGCGGAGGAGCACGAACTCCCCTTCCTCGGCTCGATCCCGCTCGACCCGGCCGTCCGTGAGGGCGGCGACGGCGGGAAGCCGACGGTCCTGAAAGACGGGAACGGGACCAGCGACGCCCTCCGGACGATCACCGAGAACGTCGCCAACAATACCGGGATCGTCCACCGTCAGGCCATCTCCCAGAGTCGACACAGCGAAGCGGCGTCTCCGGATCGATGA
- a CDS encoding methylaspartate ammonia-lyase: MEITGLHATPGYSGFFFDDQRAIKQGATQDGFTYEGEPVTDGFDEIRQAGETIIVDVELADGTVLRGDCAAVQYSGAGGRDPLFQAEEYAPVIEGPVADELEGRDATEFLANAELLEEMQVEGDRLHTAIRYGVSQALLAAAAEAENTTRTDIVADALGTEPATEPVPVFGQSGDDRYTNTEKMFVKGVPVLPHALINSVEKIGENGETLLEYVEWLVERSQELGPENYEPRFHIDVYGMIGEIFGAPYDRDEVVDYFAALEEAAAPFPIQIEGPMDVGDRADQIAAMVELREGLADANVGVDIVADEWCNTFEDVQAFVDAGAADLVQVKTPDLGGIHRSGQAVRYCEGTETRAYLGGTCNETETSARACAHVALATDAAQVLAKPGMGFDEGYMIVENEMRRTIARRERDQQRTETDEVTADD, encoded by the coding sequence ATGGAGATTACAGGACTACACGCCACGCCCGGCTACTCCGGGTTCTTCTTCGACGACCAGCGCGCGATCAAGCAGGGAGCAACGCAGGACGGGTTCACCTACGAGGGCGAACCCGTCACCGACGGCTTCGACGAGATCCGTCAGGCCGGCGAAACGATCATCGTCGACGTCGAACTCGCCGACGGAACCGTATTGCGTGGCGACTGCGCCGCGGTCCAGTACTCCGGTGCCGGCGGGCGCGACCCGCTCTTTCAGGCCGAGGAGTACGCCCCCGTCATCGAGGGCCCCGTCGCCGACGAACTCGAGGGCCGGGACGCGACCGAGTTCCTCGCCAACGCGGAGCTGCTCGAGGAGATGCAGGTCGAGGGCGACCGGCTCCACACGGCGATCCGGTACGGCGTCTCGCAGGCGCTGCTCGCCGCCGCCGCGGAAGCCGAGAACACGACGCGCACGGATATCGTGGCCGACGCCTTGGGCACCGAGCCCGCGACGGAGCCGGTGCCCGTCTTCGGCCAGTCCGGCGACGACCGCTACACCAACACCGAGAAGATGTTCGTCAAGGGCGTTCCCGTCCTGCCCCACGCCCTGATCAACAGCGTCGAGAAAATCGGCGAGAACGGCGAGACCCTCCTCGAGTACGTGGAGTGGCTCGTCGAGCGCTCACAGGAACTCGGCCCCGAGAACTACGAGCCGCGGTTCCACATCGACGTCTACGGGATGATCGGGGAGATTTTCGGCGCGCCCTACGATCGCGACGAGGTCGTCGACTACTTCGCCGCGCTCGAGGAAGCCGCGGCCCCGTTCCCGATCCAGATCGAGGGACCGATGGACGTCGGCGACCGCGCCGACCAGATCGCGGCGATGGTCGAGCTCCGCGAAGGGCTCGCCGACGCCAACGTCGGCGTCGACATCGTGGCCGACGAGTGGTGTAACACGTTCGAGGACGTGCAGGCGTTCGTCGACGCCGGCGCAGCGGACCTCGTGCAGGTCAAGACGCCCGATCTAGGCGGTATCCACCGCAGCGGGCAGGCGGTCCGCTACTGTGAGGGGACCGAGACCCGCGCCTATCTGGGCGGGACCTGCAACGAAACGGAAACCTCCGCGCGTGCCTGCGCTCACGTCGCGCTCGCGACGGACGCCGCGCAGGTGCTCGCAAAGCCCGGCATGGGCTTCGACGAGGGGTACATGATCGTCGAAAACGAGATGCGACGAACGATCGCCCGCCGCGAGCGGGACCAGCAGCGAACCGAAACCGACGAGGTGACCGCAGATGACTGA
- a CDS encoding helix-hairpin-helix domain-containing protein yields the protein MTDTTSPIESTFEMQRRSIKQSQQLVQQGLEFQENAAETFLHNSMAMQRSAQRQGTELARQLFDAQLEALESAIDEDAYDIRSTIDEGFEEGTEQTRQLFNDGFEQGTEMVQQLLHAQFDALESALNGDGADIRSTVDQQFDEFERSQDDVWDEVETEFLHAVEDLTDQQRRMLVESIDSVLDAHQETEQQTVEGVRRAEETVGTVQRQTEEVAETIQQGTEATMRTAQNDAESVAETTRESAEATIDEAAETTEHLAVDTTDAIETASEQETNAAEQNLQAIDGVGQTYADRLAEAGIETLADLARTEATTVAEAAEITQARAAEWIQAAQSHT from the coding sequence ATGACCGACACGACATCACCTATCGAAAGCACGTTCGAGATGCAGCGCCGATCGATCAAACAGAGCCAGCAGCTGGTCCAGCAGGGACTCGAGTTCCAGGAGAACGCCGCCGAGACGTTCCTGCACAACAGTATGGCGATGCAGCGAAGCGCCCAGCGCCAGGGAACCGAACTCGCCCGGCAGCTCTTCGACGCGCAGCTCGAGGCCCTCGAGTCGGCCATCGACGAGGACGCGTACGACATCCGGTCGACCATCGACGAGGGGTTCGAAGAGGGAACGGAACAGACACGGCAGCTGTTCAACGATGGATTCGAGCAGGGGACCGAGATGGTCCAGCAACTGCTGCACGCACAGTTCGACGCGCTCGAGTCGGCTCTGAACGGAGACGGGGCGGACATCCGATCGACGGTCGATCAGCAGTTCGACGAGTTCGAGCGGAGTCAGGACGACGTCTGGGACGAGGTCGAGACGGAGTTCCTCCACGCAGTCGAGGATCTCACCGACCAGCAACGGCGGATGCTCGTGGAGTCGATCGACTCGGTCCTCGACGCACACCAGGAGACCGAACAGCAGACGGTCGAGGGAGTCCGTCGAGCCGAGGAAACCGTCGGCACCGTCCAGCGCCAGACCGAAGAGGTCGCCGAAACCATCCAGCAGGGGACTGAAGCCACCATGCGGACGGCTCAGAACGACGCCGAATCGGTCGCCGAAACGACCCGAGAGAGCGCCGAGGCCACCATCGACGAAGCCGCCGAAACGACCGAGCACCTGGCGGTCGATACGACCGACGCGATCGAAACCGCGTCCGAGCAGGAGACAAACGCTGCGGAGCAGAATCTGCAAGCCATCGATGGCGTCGGCCAGACCTACGCCGACCGGCTCGCCGAGGCGGGGATCGAAACCCTCGCGGACCTGGCCAGAACGGAAGCGACCACCGTCGCGGAGGCCGCAGAGATCACACAGGCCCGTGCAGCAGAGTGGATTCAAGCCGCTCAGTCCCACACGTAA
- a CDS encoding helix-turn-helix transcriptional regulator produces the protein MILPVGTAGGVTRQTEPEADNTVTRIDVDANGSARWTIQVRTRLDTDERVEEYEAFQTRFRNDTSRYLDPFRDRMRGVVSNGANVTGREMRATNFTASTSVQEVPRRWGVVTYRFTWTNFGTRTDGEIAVGDVFQDGFFISSDDTLTIEAPAEYEISRIEPAPDSRNERAVTWVGRADFSNEHPQVVFAPAGATAGTQSSSSWIPFLFGQKWPGFVVGVVVSFGIVTIAYTVYRRRDDSAETHQPPTAVPEEPSNATTGPATGPIPQSDNSQAEEQVMTDEERVLALLEDNGGRMRQATIDDEFDWSASKTSRVIGKLVDDGSVEKRRIGRENLIDLVDDE, from the coding sequence ATGATCCTGCCCGTGGGAACCGCCGGCGGTGTGACGCGCCAGACCGAGCCCGAAGCGGACAACACCGTCACCCGGATCGACGTGGACGCTAACGGGTCTGCACGGTGGACGATTCAGGTTCGAACGCGGCTCGACACCGACGAGCGCGTCGAAGAGTACGAGGCGTTCCAGACACGTTTCCGGAACGATACGTCGCGGTATCTCGACCCCTTCCGGGACCGAATGCGCGGGGTCGTCTCTAACGGGGCGAACGTGACCGGCCGAGAGATGCGCGCGACGAATTTCACCGCCTCCACCAGCGTTCAGGAGGTCCCGCGCCGCTGGGGGGTAGTCACCTACCGATTTACCTGGACGAACTTCGGAACCCGAACGGACGGGGAAATCGCCGTTGGCGACGTCTTTCAGGACGGATTTTTCATCTCGTCCGACGATACGCTCACGATCGAAGCACCCGCGGAGTACGAGATCAGTCGAATAGAGCCCGCGCCGGACAGTCGGAACGAGCGAGCGGTAACGTGGGTCGGCAGAGCGGACTTTTCGAACGAACACCCGCAGGTTGTCTTCGCCCCAGCGGGGGCAACCGCCGGGACACAGTCGTCTTCCTCCTGGATACCGTTCCTCTTCGGCCAGAAGTGGCCCGGGTTCGTGGTTGGCGTGGTCGTTTCGTTCGGGATCGTCACCATCGCGTACACGGTGTACCGACGGCGGGATGATTCCGCCGAGACCCACCAGCCGCCGACGGCTGTCCCCGAGGAACCGTCGAATGCGACCACAGGTCCGGCGACGGGCCCGATACCCCAATCCGACAACTCGCAGGCGGAGGAGCAAGTCATGACGGACGAGGAACGCGTTCTCGCCCTCCTCGAGGACAACGGCGGTCGAATGCGTCAGGCGACGATCGACGACGAGTTCGACTGGTCCGCCTCGAAAACGTCGCGTGTCATCGGGAAGCTGGTCGACGACGGATCGGTCGAGAAACGCAGGATCGGTCGGGAAAACCTGATCGATCTCGTGGACGACGAGTGA